The sequence GACCCGCGGCTCCGGGTGTGAGGAGGGAGGGAGCGACGATGGCAGCGATCCGACGCGCGGTGGTCTGCGGCACGGTCCTGGCGCTGCTCCTCGGCGGGTGGGCGGGCGCCACCCAAGCGGCGCCGGCCCGCGACACCATCGTCATCGGCATGGCGCAGGAGCCGGACATCCTGGGGCCGTTCTCCATCATGGCGGCGGCCGGGGTCATCCACAACCCGCTGTGGGGCTTTATCGCCCCCTACACGGACCGGTGGGTGCGCATGCCCGTCATGGCGGAGAAGCTCCCCACCATCAAGGACGGGGACTGGCAGGTCCTGCCCACCAAGAAGATGCGCGTGACCTGGCGGCTCAAGCGCGGCTTCACCTGGCACGACGGCCGGCCGGTCACCGCGCTGGACTGGCGCTTCACCTACGGCTTCCTCCGGAACCCCCGGGTGCCCCACCGGTACAGCCGCTTCATCGTGAACAAAGTCGACAACGTCCTGGTCCCGACCCCGAACGACCCCTACACCCTGGTGGTCCAGTGGAACGAGCTGTGGCCCTTCGCCAACGCCGACCCCTTCGGCATCCAGTACGCGCTCCCCCGGCACGTCCTGGAGCGCGACTACCTGCGCGACCCCACCCGGATGCAGGCCCACCCGTACTTCCGCGCCCCGGTGGCCAACGGGCCGTACCGCTTCGTCGAGTGGGCCCCCGGCAGCCACATCGCCCTGGAGGCCTACGAGCGGTGGCCGCTGGGCGCCCCCAGGGTGCGCCGCCTGATCTTCCGCTTCATCCTCGACTCCACGGTCCTGACGGCCAACCAGATCGCCGGCACCGTCGACGCCACGGAGATCAACAACTTCGGGATCGAGCAGATGGTGGAGATCGAGCGCCGCAACCCGCGCGTGGCCACCCACTACACGGAGGCGCTCATCTGGGAGCGCATCGACTTCAACCTGGACCACGAGTGGCTGCGGGACAAGCGCGTGCGGCAGGCCCTGGCGTACGCCATCGACCGCGAGGGCATCGTGCGGGCCCTCTTCCAGGGCAAGCAGCCGGTGGCCCACTCCTGGTTGGCCCCCAAGCACCCGGCCTACAACCCCAACGTGAAGAAGTACCCGTATGACGTGGCC comes from Armatimonadota bacterium and encodes:
- a CDS encoding peptide ABC transporter substrate-binding protein is translated as MAAIRRAVVCGTVLALLLGGWAGATQAAPARDTIVIGMAQEPDILGPFSIMAAAGVIHNPLWGFIAPYTDRWVRMPVMAEKLPTIKDGDWQVLPTKKMRVTWRLKRGFTWHDGRPVTALDWRFTYGFLRNPRVPHRYSRFIVNKVDNVLVPTPNDPYTLVVQWNELWPFANADPFGIQYALPRHVLERDYLRDPTRMQAHPYFRAPVANGPYRFVEWAPGSHIALEAYERWPLGAPRVRRLIFRFILDSTVLTANQIAGTVDATEINNFGIEQMVEIERRNPRVATHYTEALIWERIDFNLDHEWLRDKRVRQALAYAIDREGIVRALFQGKQPVAHSWLAPKHPAYNPNVKKYPYDVARARALLAEAGFTPGPDGILRDRAGRRVELTIMTTAGNAPREQVQQIMKEQLRQVGIDLRIDNRPASVFFGSVVPRRQFPHLAMYASLFTPDSTAFDRFHSSQIPSEQNNWEGNNRVGWRNLENDRLMEQIINELDEGRRNALFKRHQELFAEELPSLPLYFRLSLTTMRRDVRNVRPTGLGTYYLPWNSWQWEF